A portion of the Acidihalobacter yilgarnensis genome contains these proteins:
- the pelF gene encoding GT4 family glycosyltransferase PelF has product MTHTDPDIDVTLLLEGTYPYIKGGVSSWVHELISGLPHLRFAGIFLGSRREDYGDILYELPTNFVHLEAHYLFNPADQPPSIKPPRLPAQAGERMAELHTNLRAGHDDPLPLEAYLDETGPFGERAFLYSETAWDYITEQYETVAAEPSFVDYFWNVRNLHTPLWILARTAAALPRTRLFFSPSTGYAGFLATLAAREQSRPFVLMEHGIYTKERRIDLMKADWIRDSRNILQRDQTEVSYLRELWVRFFEVLGRQAYQGADPIISLFEAARRQQIQDGTADERTRIIPNGIDIERLARLRRPPGPPPPVICLLGRVVPIKDIKTYIRTARILCDQRPDIEAWIVGPEDEDPEYSAECHELVEILDLGRHVRFLGFRYLEDILPKVGLLVLSSISEGLPLAAIEGFAAGLPMVATEVGACPELIHGRPDEVPALGAAGRIVGLADPEAMADACLSLLNDPEAYAQASRAAIARAERYYDKDRMIETFDALFREHMETD; this is encoded by the coding sequence ATGACCCACACAGACCCGGACATCGATGTAACCCTATTGCTCGAAGGCACCTACCCGTATATCAAGGGCGGCGTGTCGAGCTGGGTGCATGAGCTGATCAGTGGCCTGCCCCATCTGCGTTTCGCCGGCATCTTCCTCGGTTCCCGCCGCGAGGATTACGGCGACATTCTCTATGAGCTGCCGACCAACTTCGTCCATCTGGAAGCCCACTACCTCTTCAATCCCGCCGATCAACCACCGTCGATCAAACCGCCACGCCTGCCTGCGCAGGCAGGCGAACGCATGGCAGAGCTGCACACCAACCTGCGGGCGGGGCACGACGACCCTCTGCCGCTGGAGGCTTATCTGGACGAGACAGGCCCCTTTGGCGAACGCGCATTCCTCTACAGCGAAACCGCCTGGGACTACATCACCGAGCAATACGAAACCGTTGCCGCCGAACCCTCCTTCGTCGACTACTTCTGGAACGTGCGCAACCTGCATACGCCACTGTGGATTCTCGCCAGAACCGCAGCCGCGCTCCCGCGTACACGTCTGTTCTTCAGCCCCTCCACCGGCTATGCAGGCTTCCTCGCCACACTCGCCGCACGAGAGCAATCACGCCCCTTCGTGCTGATGGAGCACGGCATCTACACCAAAGAACGCCGTATCGATCTCATGAAGGCGGATTGGATACGCGATAGCCGCAACATCCTCCAGCGCGATCAGACCGAAGTCAGCTACCTGCGCGAGCTGTGGGTCCGCTTCTTCGAGGTGCTCGGACGGCAAGCCTACCAAGGCGCCGACCCGATCATCAGCCTGTTCGAAGCCGCCCGCCGCCAGCAAATCCAAGATGGTACGGCAGACGAGCGCACGCGTATCATTCCCAACGGGATCGATATCGAACGCTTGGCCCGCCTACGCCGTCCACCCGGGCCACCGCCACCCGTGATCTGCCTCCTGGGGCGCGTCGTGCCGATCAAGGACATCAAGACCTACATTCGCACGGCCCGCATACTCTGCGACCAGCGCCCAGACATCGAAGCCTGGATCGTCGGACCGGAAGACGAAGATCCCGAATACAGCGCCGAATGCCACGAACTGGTGGAAATTCTCGACCTTGGACGACACGTCCGCTTTCTGGGCTTCCGTTACCTTGAAGACATTCTGCCCAAGGTCGGACTCCTAGTACTGAGTTCGATCAGCGAGGGTCTACCACTGGCTGCCATCGAGGGCTTCGCAGCCGGGCTGCCGATGGTGGCAACCGAGGTGGGCGCCTGCCCCGAGCTCATCCACGGACGCCCGGATGAAGTGCCGGCGCTCGGGGCAGCCGGCCGCATCGTGGGATTGGCCGATCCAGAGGCCATGGCCGACGCCTGCCTATCCTTGTTGAACGACCCGGAAGCTTACGCGCAGGCCTCGCGGGCCGCCATTGCCCGCGCGGAACGCTACTACGACAAGGATCGAATGATCGAAACCTTCGACGCCTTGTTCCGCGAGCACATGGAGACCGA
- a CDS encoding tetratricopeptide repeat protein: protein MNASLFSLGAWLSPQTTAPEQLVLTLLLINTLLSLLIALPARRLIPAKLRGLPVIDYATLTAMGALIPILGPLLLLAMLLVLPRLEKARVPQLPRHLSAPTFAPEIPSEPGHFGVGGAIARLRNLDPGSAQGSRALMAIESQRSANTTELLRETLRHPDEHLRLLAHALIDRREAGITRMIKRLEGAVPHTVERTQGTLRLELAELHQELLYMGLVREGMSRLHLQASRRHLDAAREVIGETPRLLRIEARLMQQSGHPVQAADTYARALEAGAPPARVLPYLAEIAWRRRDYPAIRALLARSALFTELPVVGRVVKRWAPLS, encoded by the coding sequence ATGAATGCGTCCCTGTTTTCGCTGGGCGCCTGGCTCTCACCGCAAACCACCGCGCCCGAGCAGCTCGTTCTCACCTTGCTACTCATCAACACACTGCTTAGCCTGCTGATCGCCCTGCCGGCCAGACGCCTCATTCCGGCGAAACTCAGAGGGCTGCCGGTCATCGATTACGCCACCCTGACCGCGATGGGGGCATTGATCCCGATCCTAGGCCCCCTGCTTCTGCTCGCGATGCTGCTCGTGCTCCCGCGGCTGGAAAAGGCGCGCGTCCCACAGCTACCCAGACATCTGAGCGCACCGACATTCGCGCCGGAGATCCCGAGCGAGCCAGGTCACTTCGGCGTCGGCGGCGCCATCGCCCGACTGCGCAATCTCGACCCAGGCTCCGCTCAAGGTTCACGCGCATTGATGGCCATCGAAAGCCAACGCAGCGCCAATACCACCGAGCTGCTGCGCGAAACCCTGCGCCACCCCGACGAGCACCTGCGTCTCCTCGCACACGCCCTGATCGACCGGCGCGAGGCCGGCATCACACGCATGATCAAACGCCTCGAAGGCGCGGTACCGCACACGGTGGAGCGTACGCAGGGAACACTGCGCCTCGAACTCGCTGAGCTCCATCAGGAACTGTTGTACATGGGCCTTGTGCGCGAGGGCATGTCGCGGTTGCACCTGCAAGCCAGTCGGCGCCATCTCGATGCCGCACGCGAGGTGATAGGCGAAACACCGCGACTACTACGCATCGAGGCGCGCCTGATGCAACAATCAGGTCATCCAGTCCAGGCCGCAGACACCTATGCTCGTGCACTTGAAGCGGGTGCGCCGCCAGCACGCGTGTTGCCTTATTTGGCCGAAATCGCATGGCGCAGACGCGACTATCCCGCCATACGTGCACTACTCGCGCGCAGCGCATTGTTCACCGAACTGCCGGTCGTCGGACGCGTCGTCAAACGCTGGGCACCGCTCTCATGA
- a CDS encoding PelD GGDEF domain-containing protein, with product MIERRPIRLGTLGPGPIAEILLLPLVTLWLGHLLSPANPFTTGGFPWLWLVPLLIGLRYGIGPALVSSGIMAVGGLWLPELGLGDEAMPMPQIVGGMIISLIGGQYANLWHGRLGQAEARLIYSENRLESLTRAFYVTRISHDRLEETLITRPVSLRGALEAVRAELQLNGARLNQTAGQALLQLLAHYCRLEAAALYVFEGARLDPTPVARLGQDIRFNPDDPLVSLALEREDAAYFSVDQIIDGLAGEYRLAIPIIAADGVRIGLLAVSDMPLLALDEENLLTATAILEYFADEAAAQRDIGGLLRHHPRCPAAFAHELYKICHLWSRVGAHSTLVLFRPIDPHANLNVLPLIHSVRRGLDQYWQNPLDEAAPGLLALLPLSGPTAASGFVTRVDALSREQLGTPLNETGWTAEIRAIDNADPDITLQTILSQERVA from the coding sequence ATGATCGAGCGCCGTCCCATCCGTCTGGGCACACTTGGCCCCGGTCCCATCGCAGAAATCCTGTTGCTACCGCTAGTGACCCTCTGGCTGGGTCATCTGCTCTCGCCGGCCAATCCCTTCACCACCGGCGGATTTCCTTGGCTATGGCTGGTGCCATTGCTGATTGGCCTGCGCTACGGGATAGGCCCGGCATTGGTCTCCAGCGGCATTATGGCCGTCGGCGGCCTGTGGCTACCTGAACTGGGACTCGGCGATGAGGCCATGCCCATGCCTCAGATCGTTGGCGGCATGATCATCAGCCTGATCGGCGGGCAATACGCCAATTTATGGCACGGCCGTCTCGGCCAAGCCGAGGCGCGGCTGATTTACAGCGAGAACCGCCTCGAGTCGTTGACTCGCGCGTTCTACGTCACCCGCATTTCGCACGACCGACTGGAGGAAACGCTGATCACGCGTCCCGTCAGCCTGCGCGGCGCTCTCGAGGCCGTGCGCGCCGAGCTGCAGCTCAATGGCGCACGCCTGAACCAGACGGCAGGTCAGGCGCTGCTCCAATTACTCGCACACTACTGCCGCCTGGAAGCCGCCGCACTCTATGTCTTCGAAGGCGCGCGCCTCGACCCCACGCCGGTCGCCCGCCTGGGCCAGGACATCCGCTTCAACCCGGATGACCCGTTGGTGTCCCTCGCCCTGGAACGCGAGGATGCCGCCTATTTCAGCGTCGACCAAATCATTGATGGCCTCGCGGGAGAATACCGGCTCGCCATTCCGATCATCGCGGCCGACGGCGTGCGTATCGGCCTGCTCGCGGTCAGCGATATGCCCCTGCTCGCGCTGGACGAGGAAAACCTGCTGACCGCCACCGCCATCCTGGAGTATTTCGCCGACGAGGCCGCCGCTCAGCGCGACATCGGTGGCCTGTTGCGTCACCACCCACGTTGTCCCGCCGCCTTCGCGCACGAACTGTACAAAATCTGCCACCTATGGTCTCGGGTTGGCGCACATTCAACGCTGGTACTGTTCCGACCGATCGACCCGCATGCCAATCTCAACGTACTACCGCTGATTCACTCGGTACGTCGGGGCCTCGATCAATACTGGCAGAACCCACTGGACGAGGCTGCACCGGGACTGCTCGCGCTGCTGCCACTGAGCGGCCCAACGGCCGCCAGCGGCTTCGTCACCCGAGTCGACGCTCTATCACGCGAACAGCTAGGCACACCGTTGAACGAGACCGGTTGGACTGCCGAAATACGCGCCATCGACAATGCCGACCCTGACATCACGCTGCAAACGATACTAAGCCAGGAGCGTGTGGCATGA